One Spartinivicinus poritis genomic region harbors:
- a CDS encoding TIGR01777 family oxidoreductase, with amino-acid sequence MKILMTGGTGFIGQALVKRWLKSDYKLTVLTRKPEQWTSHWNNQAACISQFDQLGQAAEFDVVINLAGEPIVDKRWTDDRKQRLRSSRIGLTEQLINFLKQLATPPKALLNASAIGFYGYHPADKSIDENCPAADDFAATLCNDWEQTAKTAEPLGMRVCLMRFGVVLGQGGGALQKMLLPFRLGLGGRISTGEQMMSWVCLEDLLNAIDFLINQEELSGAFNITSPSPVSNAQFSKTLAAQLSRPAIFPVPAFVLKLMLGEAADLLIKGQRVLPNRLLKGGFAFQFAELPAALAAILPK; translated from the coding sequence ATGAAAATTTTAATGACAGGTGGAACAGGGTTTATTGGTCAAGCACTGGTTAAACGATGGCTGAAAAGTGACTATAAACTCACTGTATTAACTCGAAAGCCTGAACAGTGGACAAGTCATTGGAATAACCAAGCGGCTTGTATCAGTCAATTTGACCAGTTGGGACAAGCCGCTGAATTTGATGTTGTCATTAATTTGGCAGGCGAACCTATCGTTGATAAACGCTGGACTGATGATAGAAAACAACGGCTGAGATCCAGTAGAATCGGTTTGACAGAGCAGTTGATTAATTTTTTAAAGCAGTTGGCCACTCCACCAAAAGCATTACTCAATGCATCCGCCATCGGCTTTTATGGGTATCACCCAGCCGATAAATCGATTGATGAGAATTGCCCGGCTGCTGATGATTTTGCTGCAACACTTTGTAACGACTGGGAACAAACAGCAAAAACAGCTGAGCCGCTAGGTATGCGCGTATGTTTGATGCGTTTTGGAGTAGTGCTTGGGCAGGGCGGTGGTGCATTACAAAAAATGTTGCTGCCATTTCGGCTTGGCTTAGGGGGGCGAATTAGTACTGGCGAACAAATGATGTCTTGGGTTTGTCTGGAAGATTTGCTCAATGCCATTGATTTTCTTATAAATCAGGAAGAGTTATCTGGCGCATTTAATATTACCAGCCCAAGCCCAGTGTCAAATGCGCAGTTTAGTAAAACGCTGGCTGCTCAGCTAAGCCGTCCTGCAATATTTCCAGTCCCGGCTTTTGTGTTAAAACTAATGTTAGGTGAAGCAGCAGATTTATTAATTAAAGGGCAGCGAGTGTTGCCTAACCGGTTACTGAAGGGCGGGTTTGCATTTCAGTTTGCTGAGTTACCAGCTGCCTTGGCTGCTATTTTGCCAAAGTGA
- a CDS encoding phasin family protein, translating into MELVKDNGLPLGPLKNAAHKIWLAGLGAFVQLEKAGQESHRLFDHLVEEGEKLEQRLHEQHDKTNQEKSAQSVPDSLSSKHKHSEDAANQEPDLRTLLNQLSTELSHLTTIVKSLQNDRQTAEQNKPRSASSHSSNHKRKNRH; encoded by the coding sequence ATGGAACTTGTCAAAGATAATGGCCTCCCATTAGGCCCACTCAAAAATGCAGCCCATAAGATTTGGCTGGCAGGTTTAGGTGCATTTGTTCAGTTGGAAAAAGCTGGTCAAGAAAGTCATCGTTTGTTTGATCATTTAGTTGAGGAAGGAGAAAAGTTAGAACAGCGCCTTCACGAGCAACATGATAAAACAAACCAGGAAAAGTCGGCACAATCTGTACCAGACTCTTTGTCGAGTAAGCACAAGCACTCTGAAGATGCGGCCAATCAAGAGCCAGACCTTCGTACCCTATTAAACCAGCTTTCTACAGAGCTTTCTCATTTAACCACTATTGTTAAATCATTGCAAAATGACCGTCAAACCGCAGAACAAAACAAACCCCGCTCGGCCTCTTCTCATTCATCCAATCATAAAAGAAAAAATCGTCACTAA
- a CDS encoding alpha/beta fold hydrolase, producing the protein METVAAKDISQRIKEIGLAIEQLEEEDVAAARRCRKQLAKIIGRDVDGTADAYIDFENMAGPNPIIGIHTKDITDTLMVMGKQVVKNPQLALYQSWQLLGDAVQVLLGNSDLKPTKQDKRFNDPTWFDNPFYKRYMQLYFAWCNRLFEWTEQVGFEDAEQRRSRFILSLITEALAPTNSLLNPAAIKRLFETAGESVQQGLVNLLDDWLHNGGMPAQVNKRAFSVGENLATTPGSVVFRNEVLELIQYKPITPQVYSRPLFIIPPQINKFYIFDLTPDKSFIHYALSLGIQVFVCSWRNPNIEHRDWGLETYIIALEDAIDATCEITSANNVNVLGACSGGITAATLVGYLQAAAKTKVNVLTLMVSVLDMNIDSDVALFATERSLAQAKSYSHRKGVLEGRDLAKVFAWMRPNDLVWNYWVNNYLLGYPPPAYDVLYWNNDTTRLPAELHGQFLDMYEENPFHHPGLLKICNEPIDLSQVECDLYAVAGLNDHITAWEACYRSTLLFEGHCDFILSNSGHVQCILNPPGNPKSFYYTNNSHPQRAEEWRKTASKNRGSWWDHWAGWIKARAGEQLEAPKKIGSSLYPPTDIAPGTYVHE; encoded by the coding sequence ATGGAAACAGTTGCTGCTAAGGATATTTCGCAACGAATTAAAGAAATCGGCTTAGCCATTGAACAATTGGAAGAAGAAGATGTAGCAGCCGCACGCCGATGCCGTAAACAGCTGGCAAAGATTATTGGCAGAGATGTGGATGGCACTGCTGATGCCTATATTGATTTTGAAAATATGGCAGGGCCCAATCCCATTATTGGTATTCATACCAAAGATATTACCGATACGTTAATGGTTATGGGTAAACAGGTTGTTAAAAACCCACAACTAGCCTTATATCAAAGTTGGCAATTATTAGGTGATGCTGTACAGGTGTTGCTAGGTAATTCTGACTTAAAGCCAACTAAGCAAGACAAACGTTTTAATGACCCCACCTGGTTTGATAACCCATTTTATAAACGGTATATGCAGCTTTATTTTGCCTGGTGTAATCGACTGTTTGAATGGACTGAGCAAGTTGGATTTGAAGATGCGGAGCAACGTCGCTCTCGATTTATTTTATCATTGATAACAGAGGCGTTGGCACCGACTAATTCGTTATTAAACCCTGCCGCTATTAAACGACTTTTTGAAACAGCTGGAGAGAGTGTGCAACAGGGGCTAGTCAATTTGTTGGACGACTGGTTGCATAATGGTGGGATGCCTGCACAGGTAAACAAACGGGCTTTTAGTGTAGGAGAAAATCTTGCGACTACACCCGGTTCAGTGGTATTTCGTAATGAAGTACTGGAACTAATTCAATATAAGCCTATTACCCCGCAAGTTTATAGCAGACCTTTATTTATTATTCCTCCTCAAATTAACAAATTTTATATTTTTGACTTAACGCCAGATAAAAGCTTTATTCATTATGCGTTGAGTTTAGGTATTCAGGTTTTTGTGTGTAGCTGGCGTAATCCAAATATCGAGCATCGTGACTGGGGATTGGAAACTTATATTATTGCTTTGGAAGATGCCATTGATGCTACCTGCGAAATTACCAGTGCTAACAATGTTAATGTGCTAGGTGCTTGCTCTGGCGGTATTACTGCTGCCACGCTGGTGGGGTATTTACAGGCAGCGGCAAAAACCAAGGTAAATGTATTAACCTTGATGGTTAGTGTGCTGGATATGAATATTGACTCAGATGTCGCTTTATTTGCTACGGAGCGTTCACTGGCACAGGCTAAAAGTTACTCTCATCGAAAAGGGGTTTTAGAAGGGCGAGATTTAGCGAAGGTGTTTGCCTGGATGCGCCCCAATGATTTGGTTTGGAACTACTGGGTCAATAATTACTTATTAGGTTATCCTCCACCAGCCTATGATGTACTTTATTGGAATAATGATACAACCAGGCTTCCTGCAGAACTGCATGGACAGTTTCTTGATATGTATGAAGAAAATCCATTTCATCATCCTGGGCTGTTAAAAATTTGTAATGAGCCGATTGATTTAAGCCAGGTGGAGTGTGATTTATATGCAGTGGCTGGGCTGAATGATCATATTACTGCGTGGGAAGCCTGCTATCGATCAACGTTACTTTTTGAAGGGCATTGTGACTTCATATTAAGTAATAGTGGTCATGTGCAGTGTATTTTAAATCCACCAGGCAACCCCAAATCATTTTATTATACTAACAACAGCCATCCCCAACGGGCTGAAGAGTGGCGTAAAACAGCTTCTAAAAACCGTGGTAGTTGGTGGGACCATTGGGCAGGTTGGATCAAAGCAAGAGCGGGTGAGCAGTTAGAAGCACCCAAAAAAATCGGTAGTAGTTTATACCCTCCAACGGATATTGCTCCCGGCACTTATGTTCATGAATGA
- a CDS encoding alpha/beta fold hydrolase, whose protein sequence is MSIQLMSKAAEKKWARYPDFDIQYQEVAGQQLRVAIRPGSLQNKPPLLLLNGIGGSVEFLQPLADELTGVEIIAFDVPGSGGSPSPLVPYRFSGLSELTVKLLNKLNYGQVNVMGYSWGGALAQQFVHDFSRRCRKLVLAATTMGVVAVPGHVSELLRMAWQPKKYFRQAIRGALINNYSRHESLPEKPPSQGLRGFSYQLLTGYGWTSFLWLSKVRNDTLLLAGDNDMIVPAINMKLMARLMANADLKLLAGDHFFPIIQPKQTAELVLNFCDYN, encoded by the coding sequence ATGAGTATACAGTTAATGAGTAAAGCAGCTGAAAAAAAATGGGCCAGATATCCTGACTTTGATATTCAATACCAGGAAGTTGCTGGACAACAATTGCGGGTGGCCATTCGCCCTGGCAGCCTTCAAAATAAACCCCCTTTGCTTCTATTAAATGGTATTGGTGGCAGTGTAGAGTTTTTACAGCCTTTAGCTGATGAGTTAACCGGTGTAGAGATTATTGCCTTTGATGTGCCTGGGTCTGGAGGGTCTCCATCTCCACTGGTGCCTTATCGGTTTTCTGGTTTATCAGAGTTAACCGTAAAGCTTCTTAACAAACTTAATTATGGACAAGTCAATGTCATGGGGTACTCATGGGGGGGAGCATTGGCGCAACAGTTTGTTCATGATTTTAGTCGACGTTGTCGTAAACTGGTTTTAGCAGCCACCACGATGGGGGTAGTCGCTGTGCCAGGCCATGTTTCTGAGTTATTGAGAATGGCTTGGCAGCCTAAAAAATATTTTCGCCAGGCAATCAGAGGAGCCTTAATTAATAACTACAGCCGCCATGAGAGTTTGCCTGAAAAGCCTCCTTCACAGGGCCTTCGGGGCTTTTCGTACCAGCTACTGACAGGCTATGGTTGGACCAGTTTTTTATGGTTAAGTAAAGTGAGAAATGACACTTTGTTATTAGCAGGTGACAACGATATGATAGTGCCTGCCATCAATATGAAACTGATGGCAAGGCTAATGGCTAACGCTGACTTAAAATTATTGGCGGGTGACCATTTTTTTCCAATAATTCAGCCAAAGCAGACGGCGGAATTAGTACTTAATTTTTGTGACTATAACTAG
- a CDS encoding PA2817 family protein, whose amino-acid sequence MSTTPSLEALFNQLANGIKQASSEVNQETLINWINRCQELAERFKQGDEAAYQQGQDTVCQLISYWPQLTPIIPRDLLWLLGGECLHFMPEEEISVYQQLEEQQASAEATNQRFDWQTTKQLLSAQITTSKQFH is encoded by the coding sequence ATGTCAACAACACCATCATTAGAAGCCCTATTTAATCAACTTGCTAATGGGATTAAACAAGCCAGTTCCGAAGTCAACCAAGAAACATTGATTAATTGGATAAACCGCTGCCAAGAACTGGCTGAGCGTTTCAAACAAGGTGATGAGGCCGCCTATCAACAAGGACAAGATACTGTTTGTCAGCTGATTAGTTACTGGCCACAGCTGACACCGATAATTCCCAGAGACCTATTATGGCTACTTGGTGGAGAATGTTTACACTTTATGCCAGAAGAAGAAATCTCTGTTTATCAACAGCTGGAGGAACAGCAGGCTTCAGCGGAAGCAACTAACCAGCGATTTGATTGGCAGACAACCAAACAACTATTAAGTGCCCAAATAACAACCAGCAAACAGTTTCATTAG
- a CDS encoding ABC transporter ATP-binding protein produces the protein MKSLALEISNLHKTYDNGHEALKGISLAVEQGDFFALLGPNGAGKSTTIGIISSLINKTAGDVSIFGYNLAQQRFLAKKQLGVVPQEFNFNQFEKTKDILVTQGGYYGMRPQQAKAQADHYLKQLGIWDKRDVPARMLSGGMKRRLMIARALIHEPNLLILDEPTAGVDIELRRSMWEFLTDINKNKGITIILTTHYLEEAEQLCRNIAIIDKGSLVENTSMKSLLRQLHLETFILDTRQAINEPPVVNGYLMKLVDDHTLEVQVEKSQGLNPLFSQLSQQQIDVTSMRNKANRLEELFVSLVEAGNNSSK, from the coding sequence ATGAAGTCATTAGCACTTGAAATAAGCAACTTACATAAAACCTATGACAACGGCCATGAGGCTTTAAAAGGTATTAGTTTAGCGGTTGAGCAAGGTGACTTCTTTGCCTTGTTAGGGCCGAATGGAGCAGGCAAATCCACTACTATCGGTATAATTTCCTCATTGATCAATAAAACGGCAGGTGATGTTTCAATCTTTGGTTACAACTTAGCTCAGCAACGTTTTCTGGCAAAAAAGCAATTAGGCGTTGTACCACAAGAGTTTAACTTTAATCAGTTTGAAAAAACCAAGGATATTTTGGTGACTCAAGGTGGCTACTATGGCATGCGGCCACAACAGGCCAAAGCCCAGGCTGATCACTATTTAAAGCAGCTAGGTATTTGGGATAAACGTGATGTGCCAGCAAGAATGCTATCGGGAGGAATGAAGCGGCGGTTAATGATTGCACGAGCGTTAATCCACGAGCCTAATCTGTTGATTCTGGATGAGCCTACGGCGGGGGTGGATATAGAGTTGCGCCGCTCCATGTGGGAGTTTTTAACGGATATCAATAAGAATAAGGGGATTACTATTATTTTAACCACTCATTACTTAGAAGAGGCAGAACAACTTTGTCGAAATATTGCCATTATTGACAAAGGGAGTCTGGTTGAAAATACCAGTATGAAATCACTATTGAGACAACTTCATTTAGAAACCTTTATTCTGGACACTCGCCAAGCGATTAATGAACCACCAGTGGTTAATGGTTACCTTATGAAATTAGTCGATGATCATACACTGGAAGTGCAGGTTGAAAAAAGCCAGGGGCTTAATCCGTTATTTTCCCAGTTATCTCAGCAGCAAATTGATGTGACCAGTATGCGAAATAAAGCCAACCGGTTAGAAGAATTGTTTGTGTCTCTGGTAGAAGCTGGCAACAACAGCAGTAAATAA
- a CDS encoding ABC transporter permease: MYWQHIWIAFQTIYYKEVRRFLRIWPQTLLPPAITMVLYFVIFGSIIGSRVGEMGGFSYMEYVVPGLVMMSVITNAYSNVSSSFFSNKFQKSVEEMLVAPIPNWVILAGFVAGGVTRSLLVGLVVTLLSLGFADLHIVNIGVTVIAVLLTAIVFSLGGFINAIYADKFDDISIIPTFVLTPLTYLGGVFYSVEVLPELWRHLSHANPILYMVNTFRYGLLGYADGINILFSIGMLVFFSILLTLYSLRLLNKGKGLLH, from the coding sequence ATGTATTGGCAGCATATTTGGATTGCATTTCAAACTATTTATTATAAAGAGGTACGTCGTTTCCTCCGAATTTGGCCGCAAACTTTATTACCACCAGCGATTACGATGGTGCTGTATTTTGTTATTTTTGGCAGCATTATTGGCTCCCGAGTAGGGGAGATGGGTGGTTTTTCCTATATGGAATATGTTGTGCCAGGTTTAGTGATGATGTCGGTTATTACTAATGCATACAGCAATGTATCTTCATCGTTTTTTAGTAATAAATTTCAAAAAAGTGTTGAGGAAATGTTGGTAGCACCGATTCCAAACTGGGTCATACTAGCTGGCTTTGTTGCAGGGGGTGTGACCAGAAGCTTGTTAGTAGGCTTAGTTGTTACCCTGTTATCACTAGGCTTTGCCGATTTGCATATAGTGAATATTGGAGTGACGGTGATCGCTGTGCTATTAACTGCCATTGTTTTTTCACTCGGCGGCTTTATTAATGCAATTTACGCTGATAAGTTTGATGATATTTCGATTATCCCTACATTTGTGTTAACTCCACTAACTTATTTAGGTGGTGTATTTTATTCGGTGGAGGTGTTGCCTGAACTCTGGCGTCATTTATCTCATGCTAATCCCATACTTTATATGGTAAATACTTTTCGCTATGGCCTATTGGGGTATGCGGATGGCATTAATATCCTGTTTTCCATTGGTATGTTGGTTTTCTTTAGTATACTGCTGACTTTGTATAGCTTAAGACTGCTGAACAAAGGCAAGGGACTGTTACATTAA
- a CDS encoding adenylate/guanylate cyclase domain-containing protein: protein MSAVTNNPLIRDYNVRILAYLAGAVTIASGSYTGHLAHSILWVIPYALLYPHITYLVCQRFFQYANKASRRTLHYLDTINTGIVIGLVGFSAVPTILFILMLEFSTIAFSGRQTLSTTNLFLIASAMAGYILGGGQLAGPTPTLMAVAAGISSGVYILYIAYQFHHTGEQLKTSKKEIQLQKEKSLQLANNLCKYVSPQVYEMIFAGRHKVRLETQRKKLSVFFSDIKGFTELTEEMEAEALTDLLNNYLTEMSNIALKYGGTIDKFVGDSIMVFFGDPTSQGAKKDAMSAVSMAIAMRKHMKVLRQQWRSQGISKPLEIRMGVNTGYCTVGNFGAESRMDYTIIGKEVNLASRLESSAEPNEILISYETYSLIKDIIMCRDKGNISVKGFSRPIAIYQVVDFRRDLGATQSFIEHELEGFSMYLDTANVQRYDKEKIIAALQDAAKKLRDKVII from the coding sequence ATGAGTGCAGTAACTAATAACCCCTTGATCAGGGACTACAATGTTCGCATCCTGGCTTATCTTGCAGGTGCTGTAACCATCGCATCTGGCTCCTACACCGGGCACTTAGCTCATAGCATTCTCTGGGTAATTCCTTATGCTTTACTTTACCCTCACATTACATATTTGGTTTGCCAGCGCTTTTTCCAATACGCAAACAAAGCCAGCCGGCGCACCCTTCATTATTTAGATACGATTAATACTGGCATAGTCATTGGGCTTGTGGGGTTTTCAGCAGTCCCCACCATCTTGTTTATTTTAATGCTGGAGTTTAGCACCATTGCATTTAGTGGTAGGCAGACATTGTCGACAACTAACTTATTTCTCATTGCCAGTGCCATGGCGGGTTATATACTAGGCGGGGGCCAACTGGCAGGGCCAACACCAACACTCATGGCTGTCGCAGCAGGTATCAGTAGTGGTGTTTATATTTTATATATTGCTTACCAATTTCATCATACCGGAGAACAACTCAAAACAAGCAAAAAAGAAATACAACTGCAAAAAGAAAAGTCACTACAACTGGCCAATAACTTATGTAAATACGTATCACCTCAAGTATATGAGATGATCTTTGCTGGCAGACATAAGGTCAGACTAGAAACGCAACGTAAAAAGCTTTCCGTATTTTTTTCCGACATAAAAGGCTTTACCGAATTGACGGAAGAAATGGAAGCTGAGGCACTCACCGACTTGCTCAATAACTACCTGACCGAAATGTCCAACATTGCCCTCAAATATGGTGGCACTATTGATAAATTTGTGGGTGATAGCATCATGGTATTTTTTGGCGACCCAACCAGTCAGGGAGCCAAAAAAGATGCCATGTCAGCGGTATCAATGGCCATTGCCATGCGTAAGCATATGAAAGTGTTACGTCAGCAGTGGCGTAGCCAAGGCATTAGCAAACCACTGGAAATCAGAATGGGGGTTAATACCGGCTATTGTACAGTGGGCAACTTTGGTGCCGAGTCTAGAATGGACTACACCATCATTGGTAAAGAGGTTAACCTTGCCAGCCGTTTAGAAAGCAGCGCTGAGCCTAATGAGATATTAATTTCTTACGAAACCTATTCGTTAATCAAAGATATCATCATGTGCCGAGATAAAGGCAATATTAGTGTTAAAGGATTTTCCCGGCCTATTGCTATTTATCAGGTTGTAGATTTTCGTCGTGATCTAGGAGCTACCCAAAGCTTTATTGAACATGAGCTTGAAGGTTTCTCAATGTATCTGGATACAGCTAATGTTCAGCGTTATGACAAAGAAAAAATTATTGCCGCCTTACAGGATGCAGCCAAGAAGCTACGAGATAAAGTCATTATTTAG
- a CDS encoding endonuclease V: MKIHQLHPWNISPAQAESIQKCLRAWIVTDDQFTHIQYVARAQVEINLDQDYSTAHITLLRLPDHRVIEQHSATEKLTFPNQNGLISFRKAPVLLNALASLKVNPDLILCDGRGLIPPDRFGLASHIGLLTNTPSIGIRSIPHMPVHHKLSRKRGTWIPLKTHQQAHSAILRLHEDYPPVYISVGHRLNLETALKYTLLTLPRDLNDPKLFSLVSPEPFGELANETSRKPKPVITNIHNEQHLTII; the protein is encoded by the coding sequence ATGAAGATACATCAGCTGCATCCATGGAATATCTCACCCGCTCAGGCTGAGTCTATTCAAAAGTGTCTGCGTGCCTGGATTGTTACTGATGACCAGTTTACTCACATCCAGTATGTGGCCAGAGCACAAGTAGAAATCAACTTAGACCAAGACTATTCCACTGCTCATATCACCTTGCTAAGACTCCCTGATCATAGGGTAATTGAGCAACACAGTGCCACAGAAAAGCTGACTTTTCCTAATCAAAATGGCTTAATCTCGTTTAGAAAAGCACCAGTGTTACTCAATGCCTTAGCAAGCTTAAAAGTGAACCCAGACCTGATTCTATGTGATGGCCGAGGTTTAATTCCCCCCGACCGATTTGGTCTTGCCAGCCATATCGGGCTATTAACAAATACCCCTTCTATTGGCATCCGCTCAATCCCTCATATGCCAGTGCATCACAAGCTTTCACGTAAAAGAGGAACCTGGATACCTCTAAAAACTCACCAACAGGCTCATAGTGCAATTTTACGTTTACATGAAGATTACCCACCCGTTTATATCTCAGTGGGGCACAGACTGAACTTAGAGACTGCTTTAAAATACACCTTACTAACCCTGCCCCGTGATTTAAATGATCCAAAGTTATTCAGTTTGGTTTCTCCAGAACCATTTGGGGAGCTAGCCAATGAAACCAGTCGCAAACCCAAGCCTGTTATTACTAATATTCATAACGAGCAGCATCTCACTATCATATAA